From Dechloromonas sp. A34:
AGGTTGTCGGGCCAGCGTTCGAGGGCGCTGCGATAGGCCTCGGCCGCGGCCTTGGCCGCGCCGTTGCGCTCGAAGGCGACCAGGGCACGCGTCACCTCGGGCTCGCTGGCCGTCGCCGGCAGGCGGCCCGGCGGCAGCGTGACGAACGCCCAGTGCTGGCTGCGATTCCAGGTGTATTCGAAAGTCCGCAGGCTGACTTCCTGACGTTTCAACGGCCCGGAGCGCAACAGCAGATGCCCGGCTTCGAGGTCGTAGCCGATTGCCACGGCGTAATGCCACGATGGAATCCACGACAGGCCGAGGTTTTGCAGCACGACCACCGGATGGCCGGCCGCAATTTCGCGCAACAGCGCATCCGTGGTGCCCGGAATAAGCGTTGCCACCGCCCCGTGACGACGGGCACCGGCCAGCATCTCGATCTGCAGCGACCCTTGCCGGCCGGGCAGGAAGACTTCGCCGATCAGGGTGTCGGGGCTTACCGGCAGGCCGGCCGCCGTCAAGCTCGTGGCGAGTGCTGCCGGACCGCAATAATGGCTGTCGTCAGCGAAAAATGGGGTATCCGCCAACTCGGCACGTGACGGCAGGTCGGGGAAGTGCTCT
This genomic window contains:
- a CDS encoding PA2778 family cysteine peptidase, with amino-acid sequence MTSLTGSPARERRGIAPAALALLALLLLGGCATPNAQYQREHFPDLPSRAELADTPFFADDSHYCGPAALATSLTAAGLPVSPDTLIGEVFLPGRQGSLQIEMLAGARRHGAVATLIPGTTDALLREIAAGHPVVVLQNLGLSWIPSWHYAVAIGYDLEAGHLLLRSGPLKRQEVSLRTFEYTWNRSQHWAFVTLPPGRLPATASEPEVTRALVAFERNGAAKAAAEAYRSALERWPDNLTLAMGLGNALHAAGDKRGAEAVFRRVAEEHDLPAAHNNRARVLLELGQGTEARLAAERGLAVAGPLRPTLLETLEAIEAAASR